In the genome of Coraliomargarita algicola, one region contains:
- a CDS encoding transporter: MKTSTQFITLALTLTAATTAHAAPAAPVFSCCSTEEHQHIARPDDHAPISVMGDHTHSKGGWMLSYRYMNMQMDGMRNGTERVSSSDVFAADGGYTVSPEWMTMDMHMLGAMYAPTEKLTLMLMANYIETEMEHSIVSQMAANMINGGETEFTTQSSGLGDLKLSALYRFYLQDNQKAHFGLGLSLPTGSIDEKDTLPAMGGAVSQQMPASMQLGSGTFDLLPSLTYVQQFTNWSWGAQANGTIRLQDENSNDYRLGHKFELLSWAGYNLTDWLGLNGGLSYGYAGKLKGDQKDVNLMGPNGRSVPTAFNENSGGERIDVLLGINLLKPSGRFAGHRLSLDLRLPLWQDLNGYQLETDSTLTLGWSKAF, translated from the coding sequence ATGAAAACTTCTACCCAATTCATCACACTCGCTCTCACACTCACTGCGGCCACAACCGCGCACGCCGCACCAGCCGCACCGGTCTTTAGCTGCTGCAGCACTGAGGAACATCAACACATCGCCCGCCCCGATGACCACGCCCCGATCTCTGTCATGGGCGACCATACTCACAGTAAAGGCGGCTGGATGCTCTCTTACCGTTACATGAACATGCAAATGGACGGCATGCGCAATGGCACAGAGCGCGTCTCTTCCAGCGATGTGTTTGCGGCCGACGGCGGCTATACCGTAAGTCCGGAATGGATGACGATGGACATGCACATGCTCGGCGCGATGTATGCGCCGACCGAAAAGCTCACTCTGATGCTGATGGCCAACTACATCGAAACCGAGATGGAGCACAGCATTGTCTCACAGATGGCGGCCAACATGATCAACGGCGGCGAAACCGAGTTTACCACTCAATCCAGTGGCCTAGGCGATCTAAAGCTGAGCGCACTCTACAGATTCTATTTGCAGGACAACCAAAAGGCCCACTTCGGCCTAGGGCTCAGCCTACCGACAGGATCCATCGATGAAAAAGATACACTGCCCGCCATGGGAGGTGCAGTCAGCCAGCAAATGCCAGCCTCCATGCAACTAGGCTCGGGCACTTTCGACCTACTCCCCTCACTGACTTACGTGCAACAATTTACAAACTGGTCATGGGGCGCTCAGGCAAATGGCACGATTCGTCTTCAGGATGAAAATTCCAACGACTACCGACTCGGACACAAATTCGAGCTATTGAGCTGGGCAGGCTACAATCTCACCGACTGGCTTGGCTTGAATGGCGGCCTCAGCTACGGATATGCAGGTAAACTTAAAGGCGACCAAAAGGATGTAAATCTAATGGGGCCCAATGGACGTTCCGTCCCCACCGCCTTCAATGAAAATAGCGGTGGCGAGCGTATCGACGTCCTACTGGGCATCAACCTACTCAAGCCCAGCGGTCGCTTTGCCGGGCATCGCCTCTCACTCGATCTGCGCCTACCGCTCTGGCAAGACCTGAACGGCTACCAACTCGAGACCGACTCGACCCTCACTCTGGGCTGGTCGAAGGCGTTTTAA